The genomic interval AGACCATGCTACTGTAATCTATGCATGCAAGCAAATAGAAGACAAGCGTAGCAAGGATGAAAATCTGAATAAAAGCATAGAGAATATCAGTAAAAAATTAAAAGGCTAAATGGAGGGAAAAATGAAGGTAACAATCGAAAAGGATGAATTACAAAGAAAACTTTCTGATATCCAGAATATTGTTGAAAAGAAAAATACAATGCCAATATTGAATCACTTTCTCCTGACAGTAGAAAAAGGAGGAGCAAATATTACTGCTACAGACCTTGAAACAGCTTTTAAGGAGCCCATAAGCCTCACTATTACTGAAGAGGGCAAGATGTGCATCCCCGCAAGAAAGCTTTTTGAAATCGTAAAAGAGATGGATGACAGCATAAGCCTTGAATCTGTTGATTCTCAGTGGGTAAAGGTCAGGTCTGGGAAGAGCAATTTTCGCCTTGCAAGCCTTTCAGCAGATGATTTCCCTGTCTGGCCATCCATTGAATCAACAGAAGAGCTTGAGGTAGATTCTTCGCTACTTCTTGAGATGATAGACAAATCCATATATGCTGCTGGAGAGGCAGATACAAGATATGTGTTAAATGGTCTTTTATTTCATGTAAAGACAAATGGTTCTCTTATTGTTGTTGGCACAGACGGGCACAGGCTGGCACTCTCTGAAAAGACCATAGCAGCAAAATCAAAAGAAGAAAAAAAGATGATCGTCTCGAGAAAATCTATAGCTGAACTAAGAAGGTTTTTAAGCAATGAAGAAAAACCTGTAAAGGTCTTGATAGGGAAAAACCATGTCTTTTTTAAGATAGACGATATTCAGTTTCTGACCAGGCTGATAGAGGGAACATATCCAAATTATGATCAGGTTATCCCAATTGCAAATGAAAAGATACTCTCTGTGGACAGAAACTTACTTGCAAAGTCATTGAGAAGGGTCTCAATAATGAGCAAAGAAAGGAGCAATGCAGTAAAAGTTGATATAGATTCTAACACTGTAATTATTTCTGCTTCAAATCCGGACCTCGGCGAGGCAAGTGATGAAATCAGTGCGAGCTATTCAGGAGGTGCTATGACGATAGCATTTAATGCACGGTATATACTGGATGCATTAAATGTCATGACATCCCAAAATGTTATACTCAAACTGAACGAACCACTTAGCCCAACTATGATAATCGAGGAAGGAAATGATGACTATAAATGTGTAGTAATGCCAATGAGATTATAATCTAAGTTAAAAGACAGGTTAAGATTAAGGTTAAGATTGCGGTGAATGGAGAGTAAGAATGAACGAAAAAAAAATACAAGAAATTACAGAACAAGCATCTATTGCTGAAACAGAAGAATACGGCGCTGAATCAATAAAGATCCTCAAAGGTCTTTCAGCAGTAAGGGTAAGACCTGCCATGTACATTGGCTCTACAGGCATAGATGGACTTCACCACCTCGTCTATGAAGTTGTTGACAATAGTGTAGATGAAGCCCTTGCTGGATTTTGCACAAACATTGAAGTCATTATACATCGTGATGGAAGCTGTACAGTGATAGACAATGGAAGAGGTATTCCCACAGAACCACATCCTGGAGACCCAGAGGGTAGGACCGCTGCTGAGATAGTGCTTACAGAGCTTCATGCCGGGGGCAAATTTGAATCAA from Dissulfurispira thermophila carries:
- the dnaN gene encoding DNA polymerase III subunit beta, encoding MKVTIEKDELQRKLSDIQNIVEKKNTMPILNHFLLTVEKGGANITATDLETAFKEPISLTITEEGKMCIPARKLFEIVKEMDDSISLESVDSQWVKVRSGKSNFRLASLSADDFPVWPSIESTEELEVDSSLLLEMIDKSIYAAGEADTRYVLNGLLFHVKTNGSLIVVGTDGHRLALSEKTIAAKSKEEKKMIVSRKSIAELRRFLSNEEKPVKVLIGKNHVFFKIDDIQFLTRLIEGTYPNYDQVIPIANEKILSVDRNLLAKSLRRVSIMSKERSNAVKVDIDSNTVIISASNPDLGEASDEISASYSGGAMTIAFNARYILDALNVMTSQNVILKLNEPLSPTMIIEEGNDDYKCVVMPMRL